In the genome of Halostella limicola, one region contains:
- a CDS encoding DUF7282 domain-containing protein — MTSNTEKFRGLFLAALMVFSVFAGSVAFAGSAAAANQVDADENLNNGETYWQGQVLYEDGFNTANGGEDYQIRDEDGNLVRERTADSDGSALISTSGLEGDYTLTTSSSGSNKSVDFEVAVQDFNVTADDGEVNIAGDNTNETFNIDSNRGSFTVNVSEADGDIDASELETAFAGEGATAVGDNVQIQVSGGTTIEGNFSQISAGEYTLDVEVNDTDAADTVDLNLTRDTGEAEFTQSVVTENVGDVAEVTVELSNSDQGAITIGDFESDGYQANATVTDGDGDGEVTVRFNTYTAGNTSGNLNSFVVEAADSDDDVTLQNQSALSANALLANTTYDMSVRSGTDVSTDASDVATLNLRSRSTDELTIGTAPGSEDFSEASDVVSAISDDNSVAEGDYIVHELDASGLAGIAAENDGLFNAIANNGNITLTVEQDRQRPNRPQKELTLGSQNTTIYSDTANDSYYIVVDSEQLNNIDVDDGSYTTTLTVGEETVLASSDEEVSDSFNLVEPTATVQPPEVEANAGQTIQGQSSLAAGSQVTIRVQSQSSANPFLLEQRATVQDGGSFSADFDFSEAEEGTNFTVDVRESGSSLLDEAQAGTVGEAQPAQISYSGGISDDGTVVTVDEVFLPNGGFVTVHDETLVSEDDAFGSVLGTSEYLEAGQHSDVQVELDGALNESQTLIPMAHQDTNDNQEYDFVDSEGEEDVPYTDENDEAVLDSADVEVGDSGEDNETTTEDTTTETTTEETTTEETTTTEATDGDGDGDSDNDGGQPGFGISVAIVALIAAALLALRRQD, encoded by the coding sequence ATGACAAGCAACACAGAGAAGTTCCGTGGCCTGTTCCTTGCAGCGCTTATGGTCTTCTCCGTATTCGCAGGCTCTGTCGCATTCGCTGGTTCCGCCGCCGCGGCGAACCAGGTGGATGCCGACGAGAACCTGAATAACGGAGAGACGTACTGGCAAGGTCAGGTCCTCTACGAGGACGGATTCAATACAGCGAACGGTGGAGAAGACTATCAGATTCGTGACGAGGACGGCAACCTCGTCCGTGAACGTACTGCCGACTCCGACGGCTCCGCGCTGATCAGCACGTCGGGTCTCGAAGGCGACTACACGCTCACCACGTCGAGCAGCGGCTCGAACAAGAGCGTCGACTTCGAGGTCGCAGTGCAGGACTTCAACGTCACCGCTGACGACGGCGAGGTCAACATCGCCGGTGACAACACCAACGAGACGTTCAACATCGATTCGAACCGTGGCTCCTTCACGGTGAACGTCTCCGAGGCTGACGGTGACATCGACGCAAGCGAACTCGAGACCGCTTTCGCGGGCGAGGGCGCAACTGCGGTCGGTGACAACGTCCAGATTCAGGTTTCCGGTGGCACCACCATCGAGGGCAACTTCAGCCAGATCAGCGCTGGCGAGTACACCCTCGACGTCGAGGTCAACGACACCGACGCTGCAGACACCGTCGACCTGAACCTCACCCGGGACACGGGCGAGGCTGAGTTCACTCAGTCCGTCGTTACCGAGAACGTCGGTGACGTCGCCGAGGTTACTGTCGAACTCTCGAACAGTGACCAGGGCGCTATCACCATCGGTGACTTCGAGAGCGACGGCTACCAGGCCAACGCGACTGTCACTGACGGCGACGGTGACGGCGAAGTTACCGTCCGGTTCAACACGTACACGGCTGGTAACACGTCGGGCAACCTCAACTCGTTCGTCGTTGAGGCAGCCGACAGCGACGACGACGTGACGCTTCAGAACCAGTCCGCACTGAGCGCCAACGCGCTCCTCGCGAACACCACGTACGACATGTCCGTCCGCTCCGGCACTGACGTCAGCACTGACGCCAGTGACGTGGCGACGCTGAACCTGCGCAGCCGCTCGACCGACGAGCTTACCATCGGCACCGCGCCCGGTAGCGAGGACTTCAGCGAAGCATCCGACGTCGTTAGCGCCATCTCGGACGACAACTCCGTCGCCGAGGGCGACTACATCGTCCACGAGCTCGATGCCAGCGGTCTCGCCGGCATCGCCGCGGAGAACGATGGCCTCTTCAACGCCATCGCCAACAACGGTAACATCACGCTGACGGTCGAGCAGGACCGCCAGCGTCCGAACCGTCCCCAGAAGGAACTGACGCTCGGTAGTCAGAACACGACGATCTACAGCGACACCGCGAACGACTCGTACTACATCGTCGTCGACTCGGAACAGCTGAACAACATCGACGTTGACGACGGCAGCTACACGACGACGCTGACCGTTGGTGAGGAGACCGTCCTCGCCAGCAGCGACGAGGAAGTGAGCGACTCCTTCAACCTCGTCGAGCCGACGGCGACCGTCCAGCCGCCTGAGGTCGAGGCCAACGCTGGCCAGACCATCCAGGGTCAGAGCTCGCTCGCCGCTGGCTCCCAGGTCACCATCCGTGTCCAGAGCCAGTCCAGCGCCAACCCGTTCCTCCTGGAGCAGCGCGCAACGGTCCAGGACGGCGGCTCCTTCAGCGCTGACTTCGACTTCAGCGAGGCCGAGGAAGGCACGAACTTCACCGTCGACGTCCGTGAGAGCGGCTCGTCGCTCCTCGACGAGGCCCAGGCCGGCACCGTCGGTGAGGCTCAGCCCGCTCAGATCTCCTACTCTGGCGGCATCAGCGACGACGGTACTGTCGTGACGGTTGACGAGGTCTTCCTGCCGAACGGCGGCTTCGTCACGGTCCACGACGAGACCCTCGTCTCCGAGGACGACGCCTTCGGTAGCGTCCTGGGCACCTCCGAGTACCTCGAGGCCGGCCAGCACAGCGACGTGCAGGTCGAGCTCGACGGTGCTCTCAACGAGTCCCAGACGCTGATCCCGATGGCCCACCAGGACACCAACGACAACCAGGAGTACGACTTCGTCGACTCCGAGGGTGAGGAAGACGTCCCGTACACGGACGAGAACGACGAAGCAGTTCTCGACTCCGCGGACGTCGAAGTTGGTGACTCCGGTGAGGACAACGAGACGACCACCGAGGACACCACCACCGAGACGACCACCGAGGAGACCACCACCGAAGAGACCACCACCACCGAAGCCACCGACGGCGACGGTGACGGTGACTCCGACAACGACGGCGGTCAGCCCGGCTTCGGCATCAGCGTCGCCATCGTGGCGCTCATCGCTGCTGCCCTGCTGGCCCTGCGCCGTCAGGACTAA
- the dph5 gene encoding diphthine synthase has protein sequence MLTFIGLGLYDERSITVEGRDALRAADRAFAEFYTSTLVATTVEELEEYHDTPIDVRERAGVEQDPAEILDAAESADVAFLTAGDTMISTTHVDLRLRAHDRGIETRVVHGTTAQAAASALTGLQNYRFGKATTLPFAYAHGADGLPASVTETIDANRERGLHTLVYLDIKVDNAAAIARAGDEELEEYMTADTAAGYLAEEYPDALGVVVARAGSPDPTVAADRLDALADGSFGGPLHLLVVPGDLHHVERDALADLADAPAELLD, from the coding sequence ATGCTCACGTTCATCGGACTCGGCCTCTACGACGAGCGGTCGATCACCGTGGAGGGACGGGACGCCCTCCGCGCGGCCGACCGCGCGTTCGCGGAGTTCTACACCAGCACGCTGGTCGCCACCACCGTCGAGGAGCTCGAAGAGTATCACGACACGCCTATCGATGTTCGGGAGCGCGCCGGCGTCGAGCAGGACCCCGCCGAGATCCTCGACGCCGCCGAATCGGCGGACGTCGCGTTCCTCACCGCCGGCGACACGATGATCTCGACGACCCACGTCGACCTCCGCCTGCGCGCGCACGACCGCGGCATCGAGACCAGAGTCGTCCACGGTACGACCGCCCAGGCCGCCGCGAGCGCGCTCACAGGGCTTCAGAACTACCGATTCGGCAAGGCGACGACGCTGCCGTTCGCGTACGCCCACGGGGCCGACGGCCTCCCTGCGAGCGTCACCGAGACGATCGACGCGAACCGCGAGCGCGGCCTGCACACCCTCGTCTACCTCGACATCAAGGTCGACAACGCGGCCGCGATCGCCCGCGCCGGCGACGAGGAATTAGAGGAGTACATGACCGCCGACACGGCCGCCGGGTATCTCGCGGAGGAGTACCCCGACGCGCTCGGCGTCGTCGTCGCGCGGGCCGGGAGTCCGGACCCGACCGTCGCGGCGGACCGGCTGGACGCGCTCGCAGACGGATCGTTCGGCGGTCCGCTACACCTCCTCGTCGTTCCGGGCGATCTCCATCACGTGGAACGCGACGCGCTCGCCGACCTCGCGGACGCGCCGGCGGAACTGCTCGACTGA
- a CDS encoding class I SAM-dependent methyltransferase, with translation MEAPCVRVPREDGEATRRALADDDLVAEDLEIEFEEGHLYIPVTDAAAVPDEYDVVVRDVAERDVQVMPTELLGFDPSYERLGDIVIVDEDDPARARAVADAVVESDIPVKTVVNRASKIEGELRIRDWDVLAGEETETVHREYGCEYALDIAEMYFSPRLATERHRVTEQVEAGERVFDMFAGVGPFVVPAAKRGAEVVGVDLNERAVEYLRENAERNGVADRVTAIAGDVRDVAPDYENWADRVVMNLPHSADEFLDAAVAVAGDDCVLHYYDIQHEDDPYGPGERAIRDAAAPEYEVTVETGRTVRSYAPHEVNVCLDVRLSR, from the coding sequence ATGGAAGCGCCGTGCGTGCGCGTCCCGCGGGAGGACGGCGAGGCGACCCGCCGCGCCCTCGCGGACGACGACCTCGTCGCCGAGGACTTGGAGATCGAGTTCGAGGAAGGCCACCTCTACATCCCCGTCACCGACGCGGCGGCGGTGCCGGACGAGTACGACGTGGTCGTCCGCGACGTCGCCGAGCGCGACGTGCAGGTGATGCCGACCGAACTGCTCGGTTTCGACCCGAGCTACGAGCGTCTGGGCGACATCGTCATCGTCGACGAGGACGACCCGGCGCGCGCGCGGGCCGTCGCCGACGCCGTCGTCGAGTCTGACATCCCGGTGAAGACGGTCGTCAACCGCGCGTCGAAGATCGAGGGCGAGCTCCGCATCCGGGACTGGGACGTCCTCGCGGGCGAGGAGACCGAGACCGTCCACCGCGAGTACGGCTGCGAGTACGCCCTCGACATCGCGGAGATGTACTTCTCCCCGCGACTCGCCACGGAGCGCCACCGCGTCACCGAGCAGGTCGAGGCCGGCGAGCGCGTGTTCGACATGTTCGCCGGCGTCGGCCCGTTCGTCGTTCCGGCGGCGAAGCGCGGCGCGGAGGTCGTCGGCGTCGACCTGAACGAGCGCGCCGTCGAGTACCTCCGGGAGAACGCCGAGCGAAACGGCGTCGCCGACCGCGTGACGGCGATCGCGGGAGACGTCAGAGACGTAGCACCGGACTACGAGAACTGGGCCGACCGCGTCGTGATGAACCTCCCGCACAGCGCCGACGAGTTCCTCGACGCGGCCGTCGCCGTCGCCGGCGACGACTGCGTGCTCCACTACTACGACATCCAGCACGAGGACGACCCGTACGGTCCCGGCGAGCGGGCCATCCGTGACGCCGCCGCCCCCGAGTACGAGGTGACAGTCGAGACGGGACGCACCGTCCGGTCGTACGCGCCCCACGAGGTGAACGTCTGTCTCGACGTGCGACTGTCTCGCTAA
- a CDS encoding M14 family metallopeptidase — translation MSGGMHDSDRSVEPEPNENQSGSDEGDPFEGSPIDRRTFLGVAAATGASLALPGAVSADEAVTDPAMTDRCEFVVNHTPDDYEASVVLEFADADALAAFADEYEEPVDEEVPRPAKAVTRESPTLAGHARLTADELAGVLDAGGVEHVDFSPGANPFWKLEEPYADGVFPPVEAARNFVSYRETGQGLRYLESEFPDRVRVHTLEESPGWANRFTGEDPDPQEIYVADVTNDVRGDSFAEKEKAVFSLSIHGDERAGAETGCRLIEDIARGEAPEFEELLDDIALVFVFTNPDGWVSRKLEYEIPWVPDGVTNFQRGNASGVDTNRQYPTMGWVDPSFWPAEPDGAPDEYYDVVPDSLAVVDHFRGYDNVEYLCDYHGMYIADSMVFNLETNAPFDHDGTHDLDEVNIRIGEGMESQWGGVDAIADDISRAAGEMYPWPWAPDDYAPDSLFDYGTIYDSLAYQVTGAFLGWAGQPEEFGGLGAITVAPEIILANNLTAAEIDWKPYSERHLVTAYRISMREYAQMAAADTDATVATGGQDTAYVTTDELTRSSADLSHTDESPGKGNGRGQDRATEVRRRHDVVQPGPSGRASVAEDATGSSHSLSVTLSGDGDAAEGTVRLENPGGQVVREIDLAERADPDAAGRRHDFEGWYVRRPEAGQWSVEVEVEGDAEIEVEMTVLDSDEEHPDPEEVLGYSQREYTVNPMQFFADLSEHLEDGDMDGLRVHDVRVGRLLRGNSGERRYDKLVLSHDGGIDDQRYLAAIEAFVEAGGDLVLTDSGVNLLSALDVGDAADIEASDVRDVDVRFANLDDRDFDHPLLDGIRPRQQEMWKGPQLGYTTDVDQPATVVEPDAFEAAGGRVAGTTGGGVSAGTLAAGDAEISVLGSILPPAQQTELHPFGMGDYAVSFMGHTLLCNALGFEQRRYYEGELIRTYGEIR, via the coding sequence ATGAGTGGGGGTATGCACGATTCAGACCGATCAGTGGAACCGGAACCGAACGAAAACCAGAGCGGAAGCGACGAGGGAGACCCGTTCGAGGGCAGTCCCATCGATCGACGGACGTTCCTCGGCGTAGCGGCCGCGACCGGTGCATCGCTCGCGCTGCCGGGCGCCGTGTCCGCCGACGAGGCGGTCACCGACCCGGCGATGACCGACCGCTGTGAGTTCGTCGTCAACCACACGCCGGACGACTACGAGGCCTCCGTCGTTCTCGAGTTCGCCGACGCCGACGCGCTGGCGGCGTTCGCGGACGAGTACGAGGAACCGGTGGACGAGGAGGTACCGCGCCCGGCCAAGGCGGTGACGCGCGAGTCGCCGACGCTCGCGGGGCACGCACGTCTGACAGCCGACGAGCTCGCGGGGGTCCTCGACGCGGGCGGCGTCGAACACGTGGACTTCTCGCCCGGTGCGAACCCCTTCTGGAAGCTGGAGGAGCCGTACGCGGACGGCGTCTTCCCACCGGTGGAGGCGGCGCGCAACTTCGTCTCGTACCGGGAGACGGGACAGGGACTTCGCTATCTCGAGTCGGAGTTCCCCGACCGCGTCCGCGTCCACACCCTCGAGGAGTCGCCCGGCTGGGCCAACCGCTTCACCGGCGAGGACCCCGACCCGCAGGAGATCTACGTCGCCGACGTCACGAACGACGTCCGCGGCGACTCGTTCGCCGAGAAGGAGAAGGCGGTGTTCTCGCTCTCGATCCACGGCGACGAGCGGGCCGGCGCCGAGACCGGGTGCCGGCTCATCGAGGACATCGCGAGGGGCGAGGCGCCCGAGTTCGAGGAGCTGCTCGACGACATCGCCCTGGTCTTCGTCTTCACGAATCCCGACGGCTGGGTGTCACGGAAACTCGAGTACGAGATCCCCTGGGTCCCGGATGGCGTCACCAACTTCCAGCGGGGGAACGCCTCCGGCGTGGACACGAACCGCCAGTATCCGACGATGGGGTGGGTCGATCCGTCGTTCTGGCCGGCCGAACCCGACGGCGCGCCCGACGAGTACTACGACGTCGTCCCGGACTCGCTGGCGGTCGTCGACCACTTCCGCGGCTACGACAACGTGGAGTACCTCTGCGATTACCACGGGATGTACATCGCGGACTCGATGGTGTTCAACCTCGAGACGAACGCGCCGTTCGACCACGACGGCACGCACGACCTCGACGAGGTCAACATTCGGATCGGCGAGGGGATGGAGTCGCAGTGGGGCGGCGTCGACGCGATCGCCGACGACATCAGCCGCGCCGCCGGAGAGATGTACCCGTGGCCGTGGGCTCCCGACGACTACGCTCCCGACAGCCTGTTCGACTACGGCACGATATACGACTCGCTCGCGTACCAAGTCACCGGCGCGTTCCTCGGCTGGGCCGGCCAGCCCGAGGAGTTCGGCGGCCTCGGCGCGATCACGGTCGCACCGGAGATAATCCTCGCGAACAACCTCACCGCCGCTGAGATCGACTGGAAGCCGTACAGCGAGCGTCACCTCGTCACCGCCTACCGCATCTCGATGCGTGAGTACGCCCAGATGGCGGCCGCCGACACGGACGCGACCGTCGCCACCGGCGGTCAGGACACCGCGTACGTCACGACCGACGAACTCACGCGGTCGTCGGCCGACCTCTCGCACACCGACGAGAGCCCCGGAAAGGGGAACGGCCGCGGGCAAGACCGCGCGACCGAGGTGCGCCGGCGCCACGACGTCGTCCAACCCGGTCCGTCGGGACGGGCGAGCGTCGCCGAGGACGCGACCGGATCGTCGCACTCGCTGTCGGTGACCCTGTCCGGCGACGGAGACGCCGCCGAGGGAACCGTTCGTCTCGAAAACCCCGGCGGTCAGGTCGTCCGGGAGATCGACCTCGCCGAGAGGGCCGATCCCGACGCGGCGGGGAGACGACACGACTTCGAGGGCTGGTACGTCCGCCGCCCCGAGGCGGGGCAGTGGTCCGTCGAGGTCGAGGTCGAGGGCGACGCCGAGATCGAGGTCGAGATGACCGTCCTCGACTCCGACGAGGAGCACCCGGACCCCGAGGAGGTGCTCGGCTACTCGCAGCGGGAGTACACGGTCAACCCGATGCAGTTCTTCGCGGACCTCTCCGAGCACCTCGAAGACGGCGACATGGACGGCCTCCGGGTTCACGACGTTCGGGTCGGCCGGTTACTGCGCGGGAACTCGGGCGAGCGCCGCTACGACAAACTGGTCCTGTCCCACGACGGCGGCATCGACGATCAGCGGTACCTCGCTGCGATCGAGGCGTTCGTCGAGGCCGGCGGCGACCTCGTGCTGACGGACTCGGGTGTGAACCTGCTTTCGGCGCTCGACGTCGGCGACGCCGCCGATATCGAGGCCTCCGACGTTCGGGACGTCGACGTCCGGTTCGCCAACCTCGACGACAGGGACTTCGACCACCCGCTCCTCGACGGGATCAGGCCGAGACAGCAGGAGATGTGGAAGGGTCCGCAGCTGGGCTACACGACGGACGTCGACCAGCCCGCGACGGTCGTCGAGCCCGACGCCTTCGAGGCGGCCGGCGGTCGCGTCGCCGGCACCACCGGCGGCGGCGTCAGCGCCGGCACGCTCGCGGCCGGCGACGCCGAAATCAGCGTCCTCGGCTCGATCCTGCCGCCCGCCCAGCAGACCGAACTCCACCCGTTCGGCATGGGCGACTACGCCGTCTCGTTCATGGGTCACACCCTTCTGTGTAACGCGCTCGGCTTCGAGCAGCGGCGATACTACGAGGGGGAACTGATCAGGACGTACGGGGAGATCCGGTAG